The following proteins are co-located in the Bacteroidales bacterium genome:
- the rny gene encoding ribonuclease Y, producing MTLIIGTISNGLLIIISISAMVIGFGASYFIWQLALRNKSRKIISEAEAEAEVTRKEKILQAKERFLQLKTEHEKVINEKNNWINQAENRIKQKEQALSQKIEEAQRKKNEADAIRENLTSQLELVEKKSEELEKAHRQQVEQLEAISGFSAEEAKNHLIESLKEEAKTGAMSYVNEILDEAKMTANKEAKRIVVQTIQRVAAENAIENAVTVFHIESDEMKGRIIGREGRNIRALEAATGVEIIVDDTPEAIVLSAFDPIRREVARLALHQLVTDGRIHPARIEEMVEKTRKQVEEEILEIGKRTTIDLGIHGLHPELIRLIGKMKYRSSYGQNLLMHSREVANLCAIMAAELGLNPKLAKRAGLLHDIGKVPDDEPELPHAILGMKMAEKYKEKPEICNAIGSHHDETEMTTLLAPIVQVCDAISGARPGARREVVESYIKRLKELESLALQYPGVTKTYAIQAGRELRVIVGAEKVNDKEAEGLSFEIARKIQNEMTYPGQIKITVIRETRAVNYAK from the coding sequence ATGACTTTAATAATAGGAACAATATCTAACGGGCTGCTGATAATAATAAGCATATCAGCGATGGTAATTGGCTTCGGGGCCTCTTACTTTATCTGGCAGCTGGCTTTAAGAAATAAAAGCCGTAAAATAATAAGTGAGGCTGAAGCCGAAGCTGAAGTAACAAGAAAAGAAAAGATACTTCAGGCAAAAGAAAGATTTCTTCAGCTCAAAACAGAGCATGAGAAAGTAATTAATGAGAAGAATAACTGGATAAATCAGGCTGAGAACAGGATCAAACAAAAAGAACAGGCTCTGTCGCAGAAGATCGAAGAAGCTCAGCGGAAAAAGAATGAAGCGGATGCAATTCGTGAAAACCTGACCAGTCAGCTTGAACTTGTAGAAAAGAAATCAGAAGAGCTTGAAAAAGCACACAGGCAGCAGGTTGAACAGCTTGAAGCTATCTCCGGTTTCTCTGCAGAGGAAGCAAAGAATCATCTAATAGAGTCTTTAAAAGAAGAAGCTAAGACAGGAGCAATGTCTTATGTTAATGAGATTCTTGATGAAGCCAAGATGACTGCCAATAAAGAAGCCAAAAGAATTGTAGTACAGACAATTCAGCGAGTTGCTGCTGAGAACGCAATTGAGAATGCAGTTACTGTTTTTCATATCGAGTCAGATGAAATGAAAGGCAGAATTATAGGCAGGGAAGGTCGGAATATCCGTGCTCTTGAAGCAGCTACCGGTGTGGAGATAATTGTTGATGATACTCCTGAAGCAATTGTACTCTCTGCTTTTGATCCGATCAGACGCGAAGTAGCCAGACTGGCTCTTCATCAGCTTGTTACTGATGGAAGGATTCACCCTGCCAGAATTGAAGAGATGGTTGAGAAGACCAGGAAACAGGTTGAGGAAGAGATCCTTGAGATAGGAAAAAGAACTACAATCGACTTAGGAATACACGGACTGCATCCGGAACTTATAAGGTTAATCGGAAAAATGAAATACAGGTCTTCATACGGACAAAACCTGTTGATGCACTCGCGTGAAGTTGCGAATCTTTGTGCAATAATGGCAGCTGAACTTGGACTAAATCCAAAACTTGCGAAGAGAGCCGGTCTGCTTCATGATATTGGCAAAGTGCCTGATGATGAGCCGGAATTGCCGCATGCAATACTCGGAATGAAGATGGCTGAGAAGTATAAGGAGAAACCGGAAATTTGTAATGCTATCGGCTCGCATCATGATGAGACTGAAATGACTACTCTTCTTGCACCGATTGTTCAGGTTTGTGATGCTATCTCCGGGGCACGTCCTGGTGCACGTCGTGAGGTTGTGGAATCATATATCAAGCGATTGAAAGAACTTGAATCACTCGCTCTTCAGTACCCTGGTGTTACAAAAACATATGCAATACAGGCAGGAAGGGAACTTCGTGTTATAGTAGGTGCTGAAAAAGTAAACGACAAAGAGGCTGAAGGTCTGTCGTTTGAGATCGCCAGAAAGATTCAGAATGAGATGACATATCCGGGTCAGATTAAAATTACGGTAATCCGCGAAACAAGGGCGGTTAATTACGCCAAGTAG
- a CDS encoding cell division protein ZapA, with the protein MDDKLSIRVNVADRYYPLKVERENEEKIRKAARMINEKVLQYKQRYTDKDVQDFLAMAALQYVIKLTEEEEKLENDYLPDTLKELILKIDSVLETKE; encoded by the coding sequence ATGGATGATAAGCTTTCAATCAGGGTTAATGTGGCGGACAGATATTATCCATTGAAGGTTGAACGGGAAAATGAGGAGAAGATCAGGAAAGCGGCGAGAATGATTAACGAGAAAGTGCTGCAGTATAAGCAGCGGTACACCGATAAGGATGTACAGGATTTTCTGGCTATGGCTGCTCTCCAGTATGTGATTAAACTCACAGAAGAAGAAGAAAAACTTGAAAATGATTACCTTCCCGACACCTTAAAAGAACTGATACTGAAAATTGATTCAGTACTTGAGACAAAAGAGTAA
- a CDS encoding M23 family metallopeptidase yields MVMLRLLFISILFFSTLSDFSKDNTTFISPVKIPLLLSANFGELRIDHYHSGLDIKTQGTIGKEVVSAADGFIYRISVSPGGFGKALYVRHASGYSTVYGHLDRFTPAIDEFVKSQQYEKKSFLVTLFPARDKFPVKQGEVIAYSGNSGSSAGPHLHYEIRKSESEIPVNPLMFDFGTGDDIVPIIDKLSIYPINRYSFINGKQSIKKIEVSGGHGNYYIPKENEIVISGLAGFGIKAYDLLNDSYNKCAVYSIELTIDSIPVFKYIMDEFSFNESRYINSHIDYETYMRENTYFERTFILPNDKLGNYKDAVNRGIFNFNDDNVHKVQITVADAHYNKSVLSFNVRSQTAKPANVLKTGDQNFKIMPYNRTNRFSDEDIAVTIPSGALYDTLRFAYKKNTGNSQMLSDVHEVHNKFTPVHKPIVISIKPKTVPAGKESKMMVVQLSDDLKKSALNSSWKEGFLTAEASSFGNFFIGIDTVPPVISSNGLVSGADLSDKKEVRIKISDDFSGIRTYEPTIDGNWVLFEYDQKNNVIIHRFDEKRIKKNSKHSLSLKVTDNKDNSSFYSCDFTW; encoded by the coding sequence ATGGTTATGTTAAGACTCCTTTTTATCAGTATATTGTTTTTCAGCACATTATCAGATTTTTCAAAAGATAATACGACCTTTATATCTCCGGTTAAAATTCCTCTTCTGCTTTCCGCGAATTTCGGGGAACTAAGAATTGATCATTACCATTCCGGATTAGATATAAAAACACAGGGGACAATAGGCAAGGAAGTAGTATCTGCAGCAGATGGTTTCATTTATCGTATAAGCGTATCACCAGGCGGTTTCGGCAAAGCTTTGTACGTAAGACATGCATCAGGGTACTCAACAGTTTATGGTCATCTCGACAGATTCACCCCGGCAATAGATGAATTTGTCAAATCCCAGCAATATGAGAAAAAGAGTTTCCTGGTCACTCTTTTTCCTGCAAGAGATAAATTTCCTGTAAAACAGGGTGAAGTAATAGCATATTCAGGCAACTCAGGAAGTTCTGCAGGTCCTCATCTTCACTACGAAATCAGAAAATCAGAAAGTGAAATTCCTGTAAATCCGTTAATGTTTGATTTTGGAACAGGCGACGATATAGTTCCGATAATTGATAAATTATCGATCTATCCGATAAACAGATACTCTTTTATTAATGGGAAACAGAGCATTAAAAAAATTGAAGTAAGTGGAGGCCATGGAAACTATTACATCCCAAAAGAGAACGAGATTGTGATCAGTGGACTTGCAGGATTTGGGATCAAAGCTTATGACCTTCTGAACGACAGCTATAACAAGTGTGCTGTGTATTCAATTGAACTTACAATTGATAGTATACCAGTATTTAAGTATATTATGGACGAGTTCTCTTTCAATGAATCGAGATATATAAACAGTCATATTGACTATGAGACTTACATGAGGGAAAATACATATTTCGAGAGGACTTTCATTCTGCCAAACGACAAACTGGGCAATTATAAAGATGCTGTTAACAGAGGAATTTTCAACTTCAATGATGATAACGTTCATAAAGTACAGATCACTGTTGCAGATGCGCACTATAATAAATCAGTATTGTCTTTTAATGTCCGGTCGCAGACTGCAAAACCTGCAAATGTTTTAAAAACAGGGGATCAGAACTTTAAAATAATGCCGTATAACAGGACAAACAGATTTTCAGATGAGGATATTGCAGTAACAATCCCTTCCGGGGCGCTGTACGATACACTGCGTTTCGCCTATAAAAAGAATACGGGCAACAGCCAGATGCTATCGGATGTGCATGAAGTCCATAATAAATTTACTCCGGTCCACAAACCAATTGTCATTTCAATCAAACCGAAAACAGTACCAGCGGGGAAAGAATCCAAAATGATGGTGGTTCAGCTTTCTGACGATCTTAAGAAAAGTGCGCTCAACAGTAGCTGGAAGGAAGGGTTTCTTACAGCAGAAGCGTCTTCTTTTGGTAACTTTTTCATTGGGATAGATACTGTTCCACCTGTAATATCTTCTAACGGTCTTGTTTCCGGAGCAGATCTTTCAGATAAAAAGGAGGTAAGAATAAAAATCAGTGATGACTTTTCAGGAATAAGAACTTATGAACCAACAATCGATGGCAACTGGGTTCTTTTTGAGTATGACCAGAAAAACAATGTCATCATTCACAGGTTTGATGAAAAGAGAATTAAGAAAAATTCAAAGCACAGCCTCTCTTTGAAGGTTACAGATAATAAGGACAATTCAAGCTTTTACAGTTGCGATTTCACATGGTAG
- a CDS encoding NTP transferase domain-containing protein translates to MKPTLLVLAAGMGTRYGGNKQLDEVGPSGETIIDYSIYDAIRAGFGKIVFVIRRDIEEQVKERFVKKLKGKIEVDYVFQEITNLPEGVKVNPERQKPWGTSHAILVTASKIKEPFGVINADDYYGVESFKTLHDFLVNDKDPNCYCIVGYKLKNTLSEHGHVNRGVCGVANGLLKDIVETRQIEKTADGAKVVSPDGSVQKFTGEEVVSMNLWGFKPSCYDFLGSEFKNFINKSGNDLKAELDIPTSVDKFVKNGEITIKILMSNERWFGVTYREDKPFVVDSINKMINKGVYPSKIN, encoded by the coding sequence ATGAAACCAACTCTTTTAGTACTTGCAGCAGGAATGGGAACCCGCTATGGTGGCAATAAGCAACTTGACGAAGTAGGACCTTCCGGCGAAACGATTATTGACTATTCTATTTATGATGCAATACGTGCCGGATTCGGTAAGATTGTTTTTGTTATAAGGCGGGATATAGAGGAACAGGTTAAAGAGCGGTTTGTTAAAAAGCTTAAAGGCAAAATAGAAGTTGATTATGTTTTTCAGGAGATTACAAATCTTCCTGAAGGAGTGAAGGTTAATCCGGAAAGACAAAAGCCATGGGGTACAAGTCATGCAATACTTGTAACCGCAAGCAAAATAAAAGAGCCTTTTGGAGTAATTAACGCTGATGATTATTATGGCGTTGAATCGTTTAAGACTCTTCATGATTTTCTTGTAAATGACAAAGATCCAAATTGTTACTGCATAGTTGGTTACAAATTAAAAAATACACTTTCGGAACATGGTCATGTAAACAGGGGAGTTTGTGGTGTTGCCAATGGTTTGCTGAAGGATATTGTTGAGACACGTCAGATTGAAAAGACAGCAGATGGAGCAAAGGTTGTTTCTCCTGATGGTTCAGTACAGAAATTTACAGGTGAGGAAGTTGTTTCAATGAACCTTTGGGGATTCAAGCCATCATGTTATGACTTCCTGGGTTCTGAGTTCAAAAACTTCATTAACAAAAGTGGGAACGATCTGAAAGCAGAACTTGACATACCTACTTCAGTCGATAAATTCGTCAAAAACGGAGAGATTACTATTAAGATACTGATGAGCAATGAAAGGTGGTTTGGAGTTACCTACAGGGAAGATAAACCATTTGTTGTTGACAGCATCAATAAAATGATAAATAAAGGAGTCTATCCTTCGAAAATCAACTGA
- a CDS encoding copper homeostasis protein CutC yields MKFKLEICVDTVESAITAQEAGADRIELCDNLAEGGTTPGPGTIASARNNLTIAIHAIIRPRGGDFLYTDLEYDIMRRDIEYCGELGIDGIVLGILRSNGEIDIERTARLIEFAQPMSATFHRAFDMCPDPVKGLEDVIDTGAARLLTSGQKYKAADGVSLISELVRRAGNRIIIMPGSGINNSNISAIAKSTNAIEFHTTARKTIESEMIFRQTAVSMGGIPGIPEYSRKVADYEMIRDIINSLNLI; encoded by the coding sequence ATGAAATTCAAGCTTGAAATTTGTGTCGATACTGTCGAATCAGCAATCACAGCTCAGGAAGCCGGTGCCGATCGTATTGAATTATGTGACAACCTTGCAGAGGGAGGAACAACACCCGGACCAGGAACCATTGCTTCGGCAAGAAATAATCTTACAATTGCCATACATGCTATAATCAGACCGCGTGGAGGAGATTTCCTCTATACAGACCTTGAGTATGACATAATGAGAAGAGATATAGAATATTGCGGGGAACTTGGAATAGATGGCATCGTGTTGGGCATCCTCAGATCAAACGGGGAGATTGATATCGAACGTACTGCACGGCTTATTGAATTCGCACAACCCATGTCAGCTACATTCCACAGAGCTTTTGATATGTGTCCTGATCCTGTAAAGGGACTGGAGGACGTCATAGACACAGGAGCTGCCAGACTACTTACTTCGGGACAAAAATACAAAGCAGCAGATGGCGTAAGTCTGATAAGTGAGCTGGTAAGAAGAGCCGGCAACAGAATCATAATCATGCCCGGAAGCGGAATAAATAATTCAAATATATCTGCTATTGCAAAATCCACAAATGCAATTGAGTTCCATACAACTGCCAGAAAAACAATTGAAAGCGAAATGATTTTCAGACAAACGGCAGTTTCAATGGGAGGAATACCAGGAATTCCTGAATACTCAAGAAAAGTTGCTGATTATGAGATGATAAGAGACATAATCAATTCTCTCAATCTTATTTAA
- a CDS encoding C69 family dipeptidase has translation MKRIISILLVIILSAALPDQISNACTNFLITKGASKDGSVMITYSADSHVLYGELYYWPAKNWPAGTYVDVYEWDTGKYLGKIPQKAHTYSVVGNMNQHQLSIGETTFGGRPELADSTAIIDYGSLIYMTLQRAKNAREAIATFSQLVSEYGYASSGESFSIADANEAWILELIGKGQGKKGAVWVARRIPDGYISGHANHPRITTFPLADGVKSITSKDLSKINNPEVETVYAYDVFDVARSYGWFDGQDKDFSFSDTYAPLDFSGARFCEARVWSGFNMVNSQMGQYLDYAMGENLKNRMPLWIKPDKKLEPKDVMGMMRNYYQGTPMDMTKDVGAGPFGSTVRWRPMTWEVDGVTYLHERAIATQQTGFSFVAQSRSWLPDPVGGIFWFGVDDTYYTVYSPMYCGISKVPESYAVGNGDMMTFSENAGFWVFNQVTNFAYTRTRLMIDDIQKKQSELENGYFAETVNVDKKASELFKKNPADAVKYLTEYSVKSGNSTVSQWKELYHFLFTKYMDGNVKVKQPLPKNYKYVVPKVSQPGYGDEWNRVIVKNTGDKLKTK, from the coding sequence ATGAAAAGAATCATTTCAATACTCCTGGTAATTATACTATCCGCAGCATTGCCGGATCAGATTAGTAATGCCTGTACCAACTTCCTTATCACAAAAGGAGCCTCAAAAGACGGATCTGTAATGATTACATATTCAGCCGATTCGCATGTTTTATATGGAGAATTATACTACTGGCCTGCTAAGAATTGGCCTGCAGGTACCTATGTTGATGTTTACGAGTGGGATACAGGTAAGTACCTTGGAAAGATCCCTCAGAAGGCTCACACTTATTCTGTTGTAGGTAATATGAATCAACATCAGTTATCAATCGGTGAAACAACTTTTGGCGGACGTCCGGAACTTGCTGATTCAACTGCTATAATTGATTATGGTTCACTGATTTACATGACTCTTCAGAGAGCTAAAAATGCCAGAGAAGCTATTGCTACATTTTCTCAACTCGTTAGTGAGTATGGTTATGCCAGTTCAGGTGAGTCATTTTCAATTGCAGATGCTAATGAGGCATGGATACTTGAACTTATCGGAAAAGGTCAGGGTAAAAAAGGTGCAGTTTGGGTTGCACGCCGTATTCCTGACGGATACATTTCAGGACATGCTAACCACCCGAGGATAACAACTTTTCCTCTTGCTGACGGAGTAAAATCGATTACCTCAAAAGATCTGAGCAAAATCAATAATCCGGAGGTTGAGACTGTTTATGCATATGATGTATTTGATGTTGCCCGCAGTTATGGCTGGTTTGATGGTCAGGATAAAGATTTCAGTTTCAGCGACACCTATGCTCCTCTTGATTTTTCAGGAGCACGATTCTGTGAGGCCAGGGTTTGGTCAGGATTTAATATGGTGAACAGCCAGATGGGACAGTATCTTGATTATGCCATGGGTGAAAATCTCAAGAACAGAATGCCTTTATGGATCAAGCCTGATAAAAAACTGGAACCTAAAGATGTAATGGGTATGATGAGAAATTATTATCAGGGAACGCCTATGGATATGACAAAAGATGTTGGTGCCGGACCATTTGGAAGTACAGTAAGATGGAGACCTATGACATGGGAGGTAGATGGTGTTACCTATCTTCACGAAAGAGCTATTGCAACCCAGCAGACCGGGTTTTCATTTGTAGCTCAGAGCAGATCATGGCTTCCTGATCCCGTTGGCGGCATTTTCTGGTTTGGCGTAGATGATACATATTACACAGTTTATTCGCCGATGTATTGCGGAATATCAAAAGTGCCGGAATCATATGCTGTTGGAAATGGTGATATGATGACATTCAGTGAGAATGCAGGTTTCTGGGTATTCAACCAGGTTACCAACTTTGCGTATACCCGCACCAGGCTGATGATTGATGATATACAGAAGAAACAGTCAGAACTTGAGAATGGATATTTTGCGGAAACTGTAAATGTTGATAAAAAGGCTTCGGAGCTGTTTAAGAAAAATCCTGCAGATGCTGTTAAATATTTAACAGAATATTCAGTAAAATCAGGTAACAGCACTGTAAGTCAGTGGAAAGAACTTTACCACTTCCTGTTCACCAAGTATATGGATGGAAATGTGAAGGTTAAACAGCCACTTCCAAAGAACTATAAGTATGTTGTTCCAAAAGTCTCACAGCCAGGTTACGGTGATGAGTGGAACAGGGTAATTGTTAAGAATACCGGAGATAAGCTGAAGACGAAGTAG
- the rplS gene encoding 50S ribosomal protein L19 yields MNLMNVIEKEFAVKNEFPKFAAGDTVTVHYKIKEGNKERIQQYRGVVIQRSGSLHTETFTVRKMSGNIGVERIFPVASPFIDKIEVNKHGKVRRARIFYLRDLTGKKARIREKKF; encoded by the coding sequence ATGAATTTAATGAATGTGATTGAGAAAGAATTTGCGGTAAAAAATGAGTTTCCGAAATTCGCAGCTGGCGACACAGTTACTGTCCACTATAAAATCAAAGAAGGAAACAAGGAGAGAATCCAGCAGTACCGCGGGGTTGTTATTCAGAGAAGCGGAAGCTTACATACCGAAACTTTTACTGTACGTAAGATGTCAGGCAACATCGGTGTTGAAAGAATTTTCCCTGTTGCATCACCTTTTATTGATAAAATAGAAGTTAACAAACATGGCAAGGTTCGCAGAGCAAGAATTTTTTACCTGCGCGATCTTACAGGTAAAAAAGCACGTATACGCGAAAAGAAATTTTAA